The window CATTAATTGTACTATGGACTTGGAAGGCAAAAGAGCAAACAGCTGAAAGAACTATGCATAAACTTATCTTCGTATAATGTTATCCAACAACCCAAAAATGTAATATTGTAATATCTAATCAAATACATCCGAAAATACGTGAATAAGTTTTAAAGGGTTGAGCCCTACATTGCATCTCCTTTTGGGATCATTCTTTGTCGCATCTCCTCATCTGTTCACTCTTCCTATCCTCTTTTCCTTAATACAtcgaaagggggggggggggggggcgggagggaagaagggaagagcAAAAGTATTGGTGCACAGTCAAGTAAGAGAACAGTGCATGAATACCAATGATTTCTGAAAAGTTCCAAGCGTTGTGCCTGAAAGACCATAACATCACTCCAATGAATGATCCTAAGTTAAAGAAAAACAGGGGGACGGGAACTTCTCAAAACCTTGGTCATGAGCTGGCCTTTAGTGCCGAACAAGGAAGTTCACAAGCACGCACACAAACACAGGATTATGGGATATTTGAAGGATGGAAGTGATCGCACAACCATGGGGAGAGTCCACAGCCCATGGCTGGAGGACATGGAGATCAGATttgagcctaagcttcttacTGCCACCTACTAAACTAAAGAGGATATATGGAGAAGGCTGTTGTGGTACTGTTCACGGCTGGTAGAACTCACTCTGTGAGCATGGAGATTCTCTCTCCTAGTGCTGTTTATTGCAAAGTGAACACCACCCCAAGTGCAGGTCAGGAAATGCAGGAAAGGGATAAGCTCGAGCAGCAAATTGCCATTGTTTACAAACTCTATAAGTGGTTCAGTCAGTCAGCAGTGCTAGCATCTAATATTTTTAGGATCCCTTTCCATTAATGTTAGACATCGTAACTAAATTCTCAATGGCCAACTCTGTAGAACCTATGTACTTTAGAAGGCTATTAAGCTTGTAGCACATGCTGTTTTATATAATAATCAGCAGGTAAGTCTGTTTCTCATGGTTGTGTCAACTGTTTATCGGAGGCCCTGTGAATTGTTTGTGGTGATCGTGGTTTCTCTGCTTATACTCTCTTTTCCCTCTTAATAAATCTCAGAGTTCGTCGAAGAAAAGTCACGAACTCCCTCACAAGAGTTTTACGTTCCATATTGCTAAAAATGTTCAGGCCATTAATGTCATCTTGACATCTCCCAGAGCCAGAAGATCTTAATCGTGCTTCAGCTTCTTGTGAAAGAAATTCGCAGCCACTCATGGACATCTCTTTAAATGCTTTAAAATTTGGTATTGCCTCCAGTAATTGGAACCAGAACCACTCCAGCGCACATTGGACGGCTGGTGTTGTCCTTGGATGCGTGCCAGCCCACTCAGCCATCAAATGCATGCTGGACGCACTGGACCCACAGGActggagaggatctgaatccccAGGAATTTGCCTTCAGGATTTCCACTATTTCTATATAAACAATGAAGTGTCACATTTCCAATCCAATCCCCCCAAAACGGGCGCCTTAGATGAGTGAAAAATGCCCCTTGACCTTGACGCTTCAAATAAACCAAAATACCATGCTTTCCAAGAAAAGTGCCGGAGGTTTTATATCAGAGAGTAAATGCTCTTGCAAGTTTCTTCGGGAAGCAGGAAAAGGGGAAATGTCTCACGTTTGTCCCAGAATCATCCTTCAGAAGTGATTTCACAACTCTTGGTACGAGAACCCATAATTACATTCTCAAGACACATCAAATGCCATTTTCAAGTGTTCAATTAATCCATATAAAGCTTCATATATCTCCTTCTGGTGTCTGTGCCTTCTATCCTTGGCCAAAAATTCATGAACCGTGTCCCCAACTTGGATTGAGCTACAACCAGGAACTTTCTCTATGCCTTCCTGTCTCATTGCTGTTCTAACACTCAAGACACCTTCCCAATGTTGGTTTGATGCATTCAAATTCGAAATCAATGTTAGATATCCAGGATTCAAAGGCTCCAGCTCGAGAATCTCTCTGGTCACAAAATCTACTATCTCTTCGTTTCCACAAGTCTTAGAAGAACTAAGCAAAGTGCCCCATATAACAGCATTGGGTTTCAAAGGCATGCTCATGACAAACCTGACTGCTTCATCTAACTTGCCTGCTCGACCAAGAAGATCAACCATACAACCGTAATGCTCAATTCTAGGTTTGATGTTATACCCATGAACCATCTCATCAAAGACCTTTTTACCTTCTTCCACTAGACCTCCATGGGTACAAGCAGTAAGGACAGCAATGAAGATAACATCGTCTGGTTGTGTTCCTTCTGTGTGCATTGTATTGAAGAGGGCCACGGCATCTCTACATCGCCCATTGATGGCTAGGCCTGAAACCATTGATGTCCATGTGATTACACATTTCTTGGGCATCCTATGAAAAACAGCCTCAGCATTTTCTACATCCCCACATTTCGCAAACATGTCTATAAGAGCATTTCCTAATGGAATTGATAAATCAAACTTGTTTTTCTTAATGTATGAATCAGTCCATTTCCCCTGTTCATGAGCTCCCAAGTGAGAGCAGGCAGAGAGGATGCTGATTAGAGTGGTCTCATTGGGCACACACTTACCATTGATCAACATATTGTGAAATACAGACAAAGCTTGATCAAATAGATCGTTGTCAATGTACCCTGCAATCATTGCATTCCATGAGATTACACTTTTGATGGGCATCAAATCGAAAAGGTTGTTTGCAGATGTAATATCTCTGGCCTTGGCATAGCCTGAAATCATGGCTGTCCAAGAAACAACAGTCTTCTCCGGCATTTTATCGAAAATAGATTGTGCAGTTTTCAAATCACCCAGCCTCACATATCCAGTAATTATGGCATTCCATGAAACTTGGTTCTTAATTGGCATCCGCTCAAAAATTAACTGGGCTGACTCCATGTTTTCGGCCTTGGAAAGTCCGGAGATAATAGAATTCCAAGACACGATGTTCCTGTGCGGCATGGAACCAAAAAATTTGATGGCGGATTCTGTATCCCCATGCGTCAAGTATGCGCCAATCATAGAATTCCATGTAACGACATCTCTCTCAGGCAATTCCTCAAATACCCGATACGCTAAATCGAGATTAGTGCTGGTCTTTGCGTAGAAATCCAAGAGGGTATTCCCGACAAAAACACTTGACCCGTATCCTGATTTCACTATGTCAGTGTGTAATTCTCTAGCATCTACGAGATCTTTGGACGATTTACAGGACTTGAGGAGGATTGTGAAGGTGAAACTGTTGGGAGCAGATGCCGCCTTCATCCGATTGTAAGTACGGAAAGCATCTTTTCGACGGGCTCTCTCGATGAAATACTCAATCATCGTATTGAAAACGAAAACATTTGGGGAGTTTGAGCTTT is drawn from Telopea speciosissima isolate NSW1024214 ecotype Mountain lineage chromosome 1, Tspe_v1, whole genome shotgun sequence and contains these coding sequences:
- the LOC122657096 gene encoding pentatricopeptide repeat-containing protein At2g44880-like, whose translation is MEQKMLQLLQNCKSIRELNQTHVLIISHGLQESNFILLKLISLSSSFRFVEYAAKIFESSNSPNVFVFNTMIEYFIERARRKDAFRTYNRMKAASAPNSFTFTILLKSCKSSKDLVDARELHTDIVKSGYGSSVFVGNTLLDFYAKTSTNLDLAYRVFEELPERDVVTWNSMIGAYLTHGDTESAIKFFGSMPHRNIVSWNSIISGLSKAENMESAQLIFERMPIKNQVSWNAIITGYVRLGDLKTAQSIFDKMPEKTVVSWTAMISGYAKARDITSANNLFDLMPIKSVISWNAMIAGYIDNDLFDQALSVFHNMLINGKCVPNETTLISILSACSHLGAHEQGKWTDSYIKKNKFDLSIPLGNALIDMFAKCGDVENAEAVFHRMPKKCVITWTSMVSGLAINGRCRDAVALFNTMHTEGTQPDDVIFIAVLTACTHGGLVEEGKKVFDEMVHGYNIKPRIEHYGCMVDLLGRAGKLDEAVRFVMSMPLKPNAVIWGTLLSSSKTCGNEEIVDFVTREILELEPLNPGYLTLISNLNASNQHWEGVLSVRTAMRQEGIEKVPGCSSIQVGDTVHEFLAKDRRHRHQKEIYEALYGLIEHLKMAFDVS